The nucleotide sequence TGAGGGATAAAATGATTATACTAGAAATTATAGTATCTATTGTCGGTGGAGGGTTATTCGGTTTCATTACCGGAATTATACTGGGAAGTTTCATCCAAACTGGTGATGAACTAGCACTTCACGCAGTTTATTACGGAGCTATAATAGGACTTATAATACTGTTGATTTGGAAGGTGAACAATTTAACTCAGGGGGGAAACCATGAGCAGAAATAATATCCTTTTCTCCATTTTCATAGTTAGTGGAATGATTGTTTTACTTTACTTAATGAATGACACATTCAGGATAGTAAGATTTACCCTCAGTGAGTATGAAAGTCCTTATTTTGTGCTTTTTAGAATGAGTTTGTGGGGTTTTTTATTTGGAATACTAATCGAATGGAAAGGTCTAAAGAATTTAATTCTTGGATCATTTCATATAAACTGGTTGCTTATACCGGCGTTATTACTTACAACCTTAGGATTTATCCCTATCATAAAATGGTTTTCATGGTTTGGAGTTGGTAATCCGTTTTATATAGAGGCACTTTCCCTACCAGAAGTAAATCTGGCAATAACCATTCTCTCGGGTGTACTTTTAATAAGAGGTTTGACCAATAATTAACTTTTTGTATTTTGATTTTATATTTATATGTTGAAAAAGGGGGGTAGCAATGGAGAAGATAAATAGATTAGCACCCTTAGATGCTGCACACAAGATTATCAATAATCGTTATCCAGCCAGTGAAGCTGCTTTATTAGCAGGAAGTGTGGTTCGAGCTGAAGCGACAGAAACTTCTGACCTTGATATTGTAATATTTGATAAGGCACTCACTTCTTCTTATAGAGAATCATTCATTGAGCTAGATTGGAAGGTAGAAGTATTTGTCCATAGCTTAACTTCTTATAGAGAATTTTTTCAAAGTGATTATGAAAGGGCTAGACCTTCACTGCCACGAATGGTTGCGGAAGGTATTGTTCTGAAAGATAACGGGATAATTGACTCTATCAAAGAGGAAGCGAACCATTTATTGTCAGAAGGTCCGGAAGAATGGCCAACTGAAACT is from Halalkalibacillus sediminis and encodes:
- a CDS encoding nucleotidyltransferase domain-containing protein, whose protein sequence is MEKINRLAPLDAAHKIINNRYPASEAALLAGSVVRAEATETSDLDIVIFDKALTSSYRESFIELDWKVEVFVHSLTSYREFFQSDYERARPSLPRMVAEGIVLKDNGIIDSIKEEANHLLSEGPEEWPTETIDIKRYFITDALDDFIGCTNRAEEIFIANTLAELVSEFVLRTNRRWMGASKWVVRSLKDYDEEFADRFVEALDMFYKYCEKDGIVKLVDDILESYGGRLFEGFSLGKN